A window of Micromonas commoda chromosome 13, complete sequence contains these coding sequences:
- a CDS encoding predicted protein, translated as MLAGNLTLASLLAARWVESGHFPLSNMYESLLFLAWGVTGVHLVVTERDGYSKSAVPGALAAPTALMVVAGATLALPPELQRASALVPALKSNWLMMHVSVMMLSYATLLVGSLSCVSFLLVDATQGFEGAKGALGFLDGLSEGKVRRRNRPRVGADGTVAAVMDAGEFPDDASPVLAGADLMREMDNLAYRCLGAGFALLTAGLISGAVWANEAWGSYWSWDPKETWALITWLVYATYLHSRLVAGKSKKEVATVGALGFVVVWVCYVGVNLWGVGLHSYGWFANK; from the exons ATGCTCGCGGGCAACCTcaccctcgcctcgctcctcgccgcgcgttggGTCGAATCCGGACACTTTCCCCTCTCCAACATGTACGAGTCGCTGCTCTTCCTCGCGTGGGGGGTCaccggcgtccacctcgtcgtcaccgAGAGGGACGGCTACAGCAAGAGCGCGGTGCCCggtgcgctcgcggcgcccacggcgcTCATGGTCGTGGCgggcgccaccctcgcgcttCCCCCGGAGCTgcaacgcgcgagcgcgctggtCCCCGCGTTGAAGAGCAACTGGCTCATGATGCACGTGAGCGTGATGATGCTCTCTTACGCGACACTGCTTGTGGGCTCCCTGTCGTGCGTGTCGTTCTTGCTGGTGGACGCCACGCAGGGGTTCGAGGGGGCGAAGGGCGCGCTGGGGTTCCTCGATGGGCTC TCGGAGGGCAAGGTGCGGCGCCGGAACCGgccgcgcgtgggcgcggacgggacggtcgccgcggtgatggacgccggcgagttTCCCGACGATGCGAGCCCCGTgttggcgggcgcggacctgATGCGCGAGATGGACAATTTGGCGTACCGgtgcctcggcgccgggttcgcgcTTCTCACCGCGGGGCTCATCAGCGGCGCCGTGTGGGCCAACGAGGCGTGGGGTTCGTACTGGTCCTGGGATCCCAAGGAGACGTGGGCGCTCATCACCTGGCTCGTGTACGCCACGTACCTGCACTCGAGGCTGGTGGCGGGCAAGAGCAAGAAGGAGGTTGCGACGGTTGGGGCGCTggggttcgtcgtcgtgtgGGTGTGCTACGTCGGCGTGAACCTGTGGGGCGTCGGTCTGCACTCCTACGGCTGGTTCGCCAACAAGTGA
- a CDS encoding predicted protein, giving the protein MFSGSPTGARTERRMGARRTVPIEATAYSSDWRSCGWEWGLALGPLPLYLPLCAGVRPSGTVAWPLVPRRRREKVEDKPALVLGGATLAVLGAFGVAAHAVFCAAAGGGSRWRRKAAKALRNGDVTAKMTTAACAGALLGATQFPIGRYWGESHIAGCKYHGVTAMGTRPEEVRPVIWRHDVLRDPVGFLGRLVTMRWGAADGTIAADTDHYPHGTRMHVPGYGWGVVEDRGVDIKGPHRIDLYYGRRRRALRFGRQRVDVAVEEA; this is encoded by the coding sequence CGAGGCCACCGCGTACAGCAGCGACTGGCGCAGCTGCGGCTGGGAGTGGGGCCTCGCGTTGGGCCCGCTCCCGCTGTACCTGCCCCTGTGCGCGGGGGTGCGCCCCTCGGGAACGGTCGCGTGGCCGTTGGTgccgaggcgtcggcgggagAAGGTGGAGGACAAGCCCGCGCTGGTGctcggcggggcgacgctcgccgtgTTGGGGGCGTTCGGGGTGGCGGCGCACGCAGTCTTCtgcgcggccgcgggaggaggctcgAGATGGCGCCGGAAGGCTGCGAAGGCGCTCAGGAACGGGGACGTCACGGCGAAGATGACCACCGCCGCATGCGCCGGTGCGCTGCTGGGCGCGACGCAGTTCCCCATCGGGCGGTACTGGGGCGAGAGCCACATCGCCGGGTGCAAGTACCACGGGGTGACGGCGATGGGTACGCGGCCCGAGGAGGTCAGGCCGGTGATCTGGCGCCACGACGTGCTCCGCGACCCGGTGGGCTTCCTCGGGAGGCTGGTCACCATGCgttggggcgcggcggatggaaCAATCGCCGCAGACACCGACCATTACCCGCACGGAACGAGGATGCACGTGCCCGGGTACGGGTGGGGGGTGGTCGAGGACCGGGGCGTGGACATAAAGGGCCCGCACAGGATAGACCTGTACTacgggcggaggcggagggcgcTCCGGTTCGGACGGCAacgggtcgacgtcgccgtggaggaggcgTGA